From a single Bacillus sp. NEB1478 genomic region:
- a CDS encoding YqeG family HAD IIIA-type phosphatase, producing the protein MLKHFLPDEHVQNILDITPEMLVKRGVKGIVTDLDNTLVEWNRPEATPELIKWFKSIKEKGILITIVSNNTQQRVKSFSDPVEIPFIYSARKPMTKAFKRALRDMKLRNEQVVVIGDQLLTDVLGGNRLGLHTILVVPVASSDGVWTRFNRKLERIILSWMKRKGMIHWEE; encoded by the coding sequence ATGTTAAAACATTTTTTGCCGGATGAACATGTCCAAAATATTTTGGATATTACACCGGAGATGCTAGTTAAACGAGGAGTAAAAGGGATTGTAACGGATCTTGATAATACATTAGTAGAATGGAATCGACCAGAAGCAACTCCTGAATTAATTAAATGGTTCAAATCCATTAAAGAAAAAGGAATTTTAATAACGATTGTTTCTAATAATACGCAGCAAAGAGTTAAAAGCTTTTCGGATCCTGTGGAGATACCTTTTATTTACAGTGCAAGAAAACCAATGACGAAAGCTTTTAAAAGAGCGCTGAGAGATATGAAATTAAGAAATGAACAGGTCGTTGTAATCGGAGACCAGCTCTTAACAGATGTATTAGGGGGCAACAGATTAGGATTACATACAATTTTAGTAGTACCAGTTGCAAGCAGTGATGGAGTTTGGACAAGATTCAACCGTAAATTGGAAAGAATTATCCTTTCTTGGATGAAGAGAAAAGGTATGATTCATTGGGAGGAATAG
- a CDS encoding nicotinate-nucleotide adenylyltransferase — translation MGKHIGLFGGTFNPPHLGHLIIAQEACKQLKLDEVWWMPVSKPPHKNKVNEVTDQHRIRMVEKTIGNNNQFSLSLLEFERSGPSYTIDTMRLLKDKYPDTDFTFIMGGDMVHSLDTWHQIDLLKDMVQFAGVGRENYPVDDHWEKYNVKHVEVPHIAISSTYIRSKCKKNENIRYYLTDDVWSFIKENRLYE, via the coding sequence GTGGGCAAGCACATCGGATTATTCGGCGGAACATTTAATCCTCCTCACTTAGGTCATCTTATAATTGCTCAAGAAGCATGTAAGCAATTAAAACTGGATGAAGTTTGGTGGATGCCGGTTTCTAAGCCTCCGCATAAGAATAAAGTAAATGAAGTTACAGATCAGCATCGTATTCGAATGGTGGAGAAGACTATTGGAAACAATAATCAATTTTCCCTTTCATTGCTTGAATTTGAAAGAAGCGGTCCTTCATATACTATTGATACAATGCGTCTTCTAAAAGATAAATACCCAGACACTGATTTTACATTTATTATGGGCGGTGACATGGTTCATTCTTTAGATACCTGGCATCAAATTGATCTTCTTAAGGATATGGTTCAATTTGCAGGTGTAGGAAGAGAGAATTACCCTGTAGATGATCATTGGGAGAAATATAACGTCAAACATGTTGAAGTACCGCACATAGCGATTTCATCCACTTACATCCGTTCAAAATGTAAAAAAAATGAGAATATAAGATATTATCTTACCGATGATGTTTGGAGTTTTATAAAGGAGAACCGGCTTTATGAATAA
- a CDS encoding class I SAM-dependent methyltransferase translates to MSYNQFAYLYDQLMEDAPYSKWLSFIKSASKNYCLNAKRLLDVGCGTGSLSVLLGKEGYEVTGVDLSADMLTVAKEKADNENVALSLFQQDMRELEGLGQFDIITILCDSLNYILTEEDVKKVFDSANQHLRPEGLLLFDVHSIHKIHHIFMGNTFGSNDDHLSYIWQCYEGELENSVEHDLSFFIQSGDCYERYDELHTQRTFAVEKYTAWLEECNFQVLSITGDFKDEALANDAERILFAAQKMK, encoded by the coding sequence ATGAGCTACAATCAATTTGCCTATCTTTATGATCAGCTCATGGAAGATGCGCCATATTCCAAGTGGCTGTCTTTTATTAAATCTGCATCCAAAAATTATTGTTTAAACGCAAAACGATTATTAGATGTAGGCTGCGGAACAGGCTCATTAAGCGTTCTTTTAGGAAAAGAAGGCTATGAAGTAACTGGTGTAGATCTATCCGCAGATATGCTGACAGTAGCAAAAGAAAAAGCAGATAATGAAAATGTTGCACTCTCACTTTTTCAGCAGGATATGAGAGAACTAGAAGGACTTGGACAGTTTGATATTATTACCATTCTATGTGATTCTCTTAATTATATTTTGACCGAGGAAGATGTGAAGAAGGTATTTGATTCAGCTAACCAACATTTGCGTCCCGAAGGACTATTACTATTTGATGTTCATTCTATACATAAAATCCATCATATTTTTATGGGCAATACATTTGGAAGCAATGATGATCATCTATCATATATATGGCAGTGTTATGAAGGTGAATTAGAAAACAGCGTTGAACACGATCTGTCTTTTTTTATCCAATCTGGTGATTGTTACGAACGTTATGATGAATTACATACACAAAGAACTTTTGCTGTTGAAAAATATACTGCATGGCTTGAAGAATGTAACTTTCAAGTGCTGAGTATCACCGGCGATTTTAAAGATGAAGCTCTGGCAAACGATGCTGAGAGAATTTTATTTGCTGCCCAAAAAATGAAGTAA
- the yqeK gene encoding bis(5'-nucleosyl)-tetraphosphatase (symmetrical) YqeK translates to MNKKEALEIVRPKLTDHRYVHTLGVLEVSVMLAEKYGADVKKAEMAAIFHDYAKFRPKEEMRQIVKEESLPEDLLYYGTELLHAPVGACLVKKEAGIDDEEILRAIYYHTTGNVNMSLLEKIIFLADYIEPNRHFSGVEEVREAAILDLDKACLMAVRNTIQFLIRQNQKIYPLSIAAYNALMDEVNKKK, encoded by the coding sequence ATGAATAAAAAGGAAGCGTTGGAGATTGTCAGACCGAAATTGACAGATCATCGTTACGTTCATACTTTAGGTGTATTAGAGGTGAGCGTAATGTTGGCTGAAAAATATGGTGCTGATGTTAAAAAGGCAGAAATGGCTGCCATTTTCCATGATTATGCCAAGTTTCGACCTAAGGAAGAAATGAGACAAATCGTAAAGGAAGAAAGTCTTCCAGAGGATCTTCTTTATTATGGAACAGAACTTCTTCACGCACCTGTTGGAGCTTGTTTAGTAAAAAAAGAAGCAGGAATAGATGATGAAGAGATTCTAAGAGCTATTTATTATCATACAACGGGTAATGTAAATATGAGCCTTTTAGAAAAAATCATTTTCCTAGCAGATTATATTGAACCAAATCGTCATTTTTCAGGTGTAGAAGAAGTTAGAGAAGCTGCAATATTAGATTTAGATAAAGCTTGTTTAATGGCAGTAAGAAATACGATCCAATTTTTAATAAGGCAAAACCAGAAAATATACCCGTTATCAATTGCCGCTTATAATGCACTTATGGATGAAGTAAACAAAAAGAAATAG
- the rsfS gene encoding ribosome silencing factor translates to MKIKELMELVVKTADDKRAENIVVLDMEGISLVADYFMICHGNSEKQVQAIAKEIKEIALENNVQVRRMEGYDHARWVLIDLGGVVAHVFHREERSYYNLEKLWGDASSVDVDSIVAPQQNL, encoded by the coding sequence ATGAAGATAAAAGAATTAATGGAATTGGTTGTAAAAACAGCAGATGACAAAAGAGCAGAAAATATTGTTGTTTTAGATATGGAGGGTATTTCCCTCGTTGCGGATTATTTTATGATCTGTCATGGTAATTCAGAAAAGCAAGTACAGGCAATTGCAAAAGAAATTAAAGAAATAGCGCTTGAAAATAACGTTCAAGTACGCAGGATGGAAGGGTATGACCATGCACGCTGGGTGTTAATTGACTTAGGCGGAGTAGTTGCTCATGTCTTTCATCGTGAAGAACGAAGCTACTACAATTTAGAAAAATTATGGGGTGACGCATCTTCGGTAGATGTAGATTCAATTGTTGCACCACAACAAAACCTATAA
- a CDS encoding sporulation histidine kinase inhibitor Sda: MEKLSDDLLIESYLKARELQLSNDFILLIKKEIDRRSLHSKLQRILN; this comes from the coding sequence ATGGAAAAACTTTCGGACGACCTGTTAATCGAATCTTACTTAAAAGCTAGAGAACTCCAGCTCAGCAATGACTTTATCTTATTAATAAAAAAGGAAATAGACAGAAGGTCGCTGCATTCTAAACTCCAGCGCATTTTAAACTAG
- the aroE gene encoding shikimate dehydrogenase → MIKTLVIGDPIEHSLSPAMQNEAFNHTGIKGYYDKKRVVPDELQGFVQSLRDSEYAGCNVTIPHKVAIIPFLDEIDAEAKRIGAVNTIVNKNGHLVGYNTDGIGFLLGLKEKISRPINELNILLIGAGGAARSIAYALLKEEPKQLSVANRTTERLVKLLNDLGNPDIEALTLKEAETLLCNFDVLINTTNAGMHPDLDSVPLKLNHLKDNAVVSDIVYNPLQTKWLQEAEEKGAVTDNGVSMLVMQGAMAFEKWTGTFPDTEKMKQTVLKQLRR, encoded by the coding sequence ATGATAAAAACACTTGTAATAGGTGACCCAATCGAACATTCTCTTTCTCCTGCTATGCAGAACGAAGCTTTTAATCATACAGGAATAAAAGGTTATTATGATAAAAAACGAGTTGTTCCAGATGAACTACAAGGTTTTGTTCAATCATTGCGAGATAGTGAGTATGCAGGATGTAATGTAACGATTCCGCATAAAGTGGCAATCATTCCTTTTTTAGATGAGATTGATGCTGAGGCAAAAAGGATTGGTGCAGTAAATACTATAGTAAACAAAAATGGACATCTTGTAGGGTACAATACAGATGGAATAGGTTTTTTACTTGGATTAAAAGAAAAAATTTCCCGTCCCATAAATGAGCTGAATATACTCTTGATTGGTGCAGGTGGAGCTGCAAGATCGATCGCTTATGCTCTATTAAAAGAAGAACCAAAACAATTATCTGTGGCGAATCGAACAACAGAACGCCTGGTGAAATTATTAAATGACTTAGGGAATCCCGATATTGAAGCATTGACGCTGAAGGAAGCAGAAACTTTGCTTTGTAATTTCGATGTCCTCATTAATACTACAAATGCGGGCATGCATCCTGATCTGGATTCAGTACCGTTAAAGCTAAATCATTTAAAAGATAATGCCGTTGTTTCTGATATTGTTTATAACCCTTTACAGACAAAATGGCTGCAGGAAGCAGAAGAAAAAGGCGCAGTAACGGATAATGGGGTGTCAATGCTCGTCATGCAAGGTGCCATGGCTTTTGAAAAATGGACAGGCACTTTCCCGGATACAGAGAAAATGAAACAAACCGTTTTGAAACAACTTAGGAGGTAA
- the yhbY gene encoding ribosome assembly RNA-binding protein YhbY, translating into MLTGKQKRYLRSKAHHIHPIFQVGKGGVNENMVKQVEEALEARELIKVSVLQNCEDDKQTVAGELSDGTKAELVQVIGSTIVLYKESINQKRIELP; encoded by the coding sequence ATGTTAACAGGAAAACAGAAACGCTATTTACGATCAAAGGCTCATCATATCCATCCTATTTTTCAAGTAGGAAAAGGCGGGGTAAATGAGAATATGGTAAAACAAGTTGAAGAAGCTTTAGAAGCAAGAGAATTGATTAAAGTTAGCGTTCTTCAAAATTGTGAAGATGATAAACAGACAGTAGCTGGTGAATTATCTGATGGAACAAAAGCTGAATTGGTACAAGTCATCGGAAGTACAATCGTACTCTACAAAGAATCTATCAATCAAAAACGTATAGAACTCCCATAA
- the yqeH gene encoding ribosome biogenesis GTPase YqeH: MDLEQVKCVGCGISIQTEDKEALGYAPPSALTKELPICQRCFRLKHYNEIHDVNLTDDDYRKIVSAIGDEDALVVKIIDIFDFNGSWLPGLHRYAGKNPILLVGNKLDLLPKSVNPNKVIHWMKKEAKELGLKPIDVHLISAEKGKGIEELAEAIDHYRDGRDVYVVGCTNTGKSTFINRLIKQFGEETADFITTSQFPGTTLDLIDIPLDGNSHMFDTPGIINHHQMAHYVSKQELNLIMPRKEIKPMVFQLNEKQTLFFGGLARFDYLKGGKQSFVCHFSNMINIHRTKLENADELYSNHLGEMLSPPKETSNFPQLKRSEWMIKESKTDIVISGLGWITFPEAGAKVAVYAPEGVSVTIRKSLI, encoded by the coding sequence ATAGATTTGGAACAAGTAAAATGTGTGGGATGCGGCATATCCATACAAACGGAAGACAAAGAAGCGCTCGGGTATGCACCTCCTTCAGCTTTAACGAAAGAGTTGCCTATCTGTCAGCGCTGTTTTCGTTTAAAACACTATAACGAAATTCATGATGTTAATTTGACAGATGATGATTATCGTAAAATTGTTTCTGCGATTGGGGACGAAGATGCTCTTGTCGTGAAAATAATAGACATTTTTGATTTTAATGGCAGCTGGCTGCCCGGATTACATCGTTATGCAGGTAAGAATCCCATTTTATTAGTAGGAAACAAACTCGATCTTCTGCCAAAGTCCGTTAATCCGAATAAAGTTATTCATTGGATGAAAAAAGAAGCCAAAGAATTAGGTTTAAAACCAATTGATGTTCATTTAATTTCTGCGGAAAAAGGCAAGGGAATTGAAGAATTGGCTGAAGCCATTGATCATTATCGAGACGGAAGAGATGTTTATGTCGTTGGATGTACGAATACAGGGAAATCTACCTTTATAAACCGTTTGATTAAACAATTCGGTGAAGAAACGGCAGATTTTATTACAACTTCTCAGTTTCCGGGAACCACATTAGATTTAATTGATATTCCATTAGACGGAAACAGTCATATGTTCGATACCCCTGGTATTATCAATCATCACCAAATGGCACATTATGTTTCCAAACAAGAACTTAATTTAATCATGCCTCGAAAAGAAATAAAACCAATGGTGTTTCAGTTAAACGAAAAGCAGACACTATTCTTTGGAGGTCTTGCTAGATTTGATTATTTAAAGGGTGGAAAACAATCTTTTGTTTGTCATTTTTCAAACATGATTAATATTCATCGGACAAAACTTGAAAATGCTGATGAACTCTATAGTAACCACCTTGGTGAAATGCTTTCTCCACCTAAAGAAACATCAAACTTTCCTCAGCTAAAAAGGTCCGAATGGATGATAAAAGAAAGCAAAACAGATATTGTAATTTCCGGGCTAGGGTGGATTACATTTCCTGAAGCAGGAGCAAAGGTAGCAGTTTATGCTCCAGAAGGTGTTTCAGTCACGATAAGAAAATCCTTGATTTAA
- a CDS encoding Na+/H+ antiporter subunit A: MLHFNIFIPFLAALVIGLAANKVNRIHTGWLVLPVPTFLFILFCTKLPLLAEGRAVESTANWIPSLDIQLSFYLDGLSMLFSLLITGIGSLVVLYSIYYLSRKEQLIHFYVYLLLFMGSMLGVVLSDNVFVLYTFWEFTSISSFLLIGFWFYRDRSVYGAQKSMLVTVFGGLALLGALILLSITAETNSIRMMIANRSDIIQSDLFIPILILLLLGAFTKSAQFPFHSWLPDAMEAPTPVSAYLHSATMVKAGLYLVARFSLLFNGSDLFFIIVSGIGLITLCMGSFLASRQTDLKGILAYSTISQLGMIMTMLGFGTGPAILAAIFHIFNHATFKGSLFMIAGIVDHETGIRDIRKLGGLYTVMPIAGTLAVIGAFSMAGVPLPIFNGFLSKEMFFDSSLKLGQTSGIAGTFAEWIPLFVVVGSIFTFVYSMYLVFGTFFGRQDLKRFEKKPHEAPIGMLLSPIILGVLVVLIGLLPNLINEPILAPAVAAVTGDLPHIHLAFWHGIFNNPPLYMSLIVVIIGALLAFTLKSWQPVYKWIPGKISSDQLYQKMINGLLKYSKTGTEFYMTGSLRLYLSIILLFMVTATSVFMYFTNGFVILFNDLAPVTWPEVLVGVVMAVAAFATIFMTQRIAAIIVIGVVGYGLSLLFVFFRAPDLALTQLIVETITVALFLLCFSHLPALKKSDKKPAEKLIDMIIAVSAGAILTIVAISAHSSKSFNSIADYFIDKSYKLGGGHNIVNVILVDIRGLDTLFEITVLGLAALGIYAMIKYRDKGDMNQ; this comes from the coding sequence ATGCTGCATTTCAACATATTCATTCCTTTTTTAGCTGCGTTAGTGATCGGATTAGCTGCTAATAAAGTGAACCGAATACATACTGGTTGGCTGGTTCTGCCTGTTCCAACATTTCTATTTATCTTATTTTGTACAAAGCTGCCATTATTAGCTGAAGGAAGAGCAGTAGAAAGTACCGCAAATTGGATTCCGTCACTGGATATACAATTAAGTTTTTATTTAGATGGACTTAGCATGCTTTTTTCTCTTTTGATAACTGGTATTGGGTCGCTTGTTGTTTTGTATTCCATTTATTATTTATCACGTAAAGAACAGCTTATCCATTTTTATGTGTATCTACTTTTATTTATGGGTTCGATGCTTGGGGTTGTATTATCGGATAATGTTTTTGTTCTTTATACCTTTTGGGAATTTACTAGTATTTCCTCATTTCTATTAATCGGTTTTTGGTTCTATCGTGATCGTTCAGTTTATGGTGCTCAAAAATCCATGCTTGTAACCGTTTTTGGCGGATTGGCATTGCTAGGTGCACTTATTCTTCTTTCTATCACTGCTGAAACAAACAGCATACGGATGATGATTGCTAATCGTTCAGATATTATTCAAAGTGATTTATTTATTCCCATCTTGATTCTTTTATTGTTGGGGGCTTTTACAAAATCAGCTCAATTTCCGTTTCATAGCTGGCTGCCTGATGCAATGGAAGCGCCTACACCTGTTAGTGCTTATTTACATTCAGCAACAATGGTCAAAGCAGGTCTCTATTTAGTAGCCCGCTTCTCTCTATTATTTAATGGTTCAGATTTGTTTTTTATCATCGTTTCTGGAATCGGCCTTATTACCTTATGTATGGGGTCATTTCTAGCATCTAGACAAACAGATCTTAAAGGAATCCTAGCCTACTCAACAATTAGTCAGCTCGGAATGATTATGACTATGCTTGGTTTTGGTACAGGTCCTGCTATACTTGCTGCTATCTTTCACATTTTTAATCACGCAACTTTTAAAGGCAGTCTATTCATGATTGCGGGTATCGTAGATCATGAAACCGGTATAAGAGATATCCGAAAACTCGGCGGACTTTATACGGTAATGCCTATTGCAGGAACATTAGCAGTAATTGGCGCTTTTTCAATGGCGGGTGTACCACTTCCTATATTTAATGGCTTTTTAAGTAAAGAAATGTTTTTCGACTCGTCTTTGAAATTAGGACAAACATCTGGAATAGCAGGAACTTTTGCAGAGTGGATTCCGTTATTTGTTGTGGTCGGGAGTATTTTTACTTTTGTTTATTCCATGTACCTTGTATTTGGTACGTTTTTCGGAAGACAAGATTTAAAGAGATTTGAAAAAAAACCGCATGAAGCACCAATTGGAATGCTATTATCACCTATTATTCTTGGTGTGCTTGTCGTACTTATCGGATTGCTTCCAAATCTAATCAATGAACCTATTTTAGCACCCGCTGTTGCTGCTGTTACTGGGGACCTTCCCCATATCCATCTTGCCTTTTGGCACGGAATATTTAATAATCCACCATTATACATGTCGTTAATCGTAGTTATCATCGGAGCTTTACTTGCATTCACATTAAAAAGTTGGCAGCCCGTTTACAAATGGATACCAGGCAAAATATCGTCGGATCAGTTGTATCAAAAAATGATTAACGGATTATTAAAGTACTCAAAGACGGGTACGGAATTCTACATGACTGGTTCATTACGTTTGTACTTATCAATCATTCTATTATTTATGGTTACTGCTACTTCAGTTTTCATGTACTTTACGAACGGTTTCGTCATATTATTTAATGATTTAGCACCGGTCACTTGGCCGGAGGTACTTGTTGGAGTTGTTATGGCTGTTGCAGCGTTCGCTACCATTTTTATGACACAAAGAATTGCAGCAATTATCGTGATTGGTGTAGTTGGTTATGGGTTATCTTTATTATTCGTTTTCTTTAGAGCACCAGATCTTGCTTTGACACAGCTCATTGTGGAAACTATCACGGTCGCTTTATTCTTACTCTGTTTCTCCCATTTACCCGCTTTAAAAAAATCAGATAAAAAGCCTGCAGAAAAGTTAATAGACATGATTATCGCAGTTTCTGCAGGAGCAATTTTAACGATTGTTGCAATATCGGCACATAGCTCAAAATCGTTCAATTCAATCGCTGATTACTTTATTGATAAGTCATATAAACTAGGCGGCGGACACAATATTGTTAACGTGATACTCGTAGATATACGAGGACTGGATACACTTTTCGAGATTACAGTACTGGGTCTCGCAGCTTTAGGGATTTATGCCATGATAAAATACCGGGATAAAGGAGACATGAATCAGTAA
- a CDS encoding sigma 54-interacting transcriptional regulator, giving the protein MLKDPLLKHQILETIIDSAYEWIVVVDHEGYVQYMNKTYCEFLGEDPAKVIGKHVTNVIENTRMHKAVLQGKVEIADLQFIRGNYMIANRIPIMFEGNVIGAVGTVIFRDTEQWKKMNSHIKALLHELNFYKKEWHVVNGATYTLNDFAGNSDEVLRIKDRVKNIASGDLTVLIRGESGTGKELLAHSIHQLSERSAKPFIKINCGAVPEHLFESELFGYSEGAFTGAKKGGKPGKFQLADGGTLFLDEIGDLPQNMQIKLLRVLQEKEIEPVGAIHSKKINVRVIAATNRPLEELIKENRFREDLFYRINVLQIHVPPIRERKEDIWPLAERFIESICAETGKRIIRVDQDVKDAFLTYDWPGNVRELKNFVEAALQLTLSDQISLNAFPDFLSEKLQVDDSSKTLKEYVQETERKVILSQLKKLNGDVMAVADVLGIGKTNLYDKIKKYNIKN; this is encoded by the coding sequence ATGCTAAAAGACCCGTTACTTAAACATCAAATCTTAGAAACCATTATTGACAGCGCTTACGAATGGATTGTAGTCGTAGATCATGAAGGTTATGTACAATATATGAATAAAACTTATTGTGAGTTTTTAGGCGAAGATCCTGCAAAAGTTATTGGAAAACACGTCACAAATGTAATTGAAAATACGAGAATGCATAAAGCAGTGCTGCAAGGAAAAGTTGAGATTGCTGATCTGCAGTTTATCCGTGGTAATTATATGATTGCAAACAGAATTCCTATTATGTTTGAGGGCAATGTTATAGGCGCAGTTGGAACGGTTATTTTTCGAGACACAGAACAATGGAAGAAAATGAATTCACATATTAAAGCATTGCTTCATGAGTTGAACTTCTATAAAAAAGAATGGCATGTTGTTAATGGTGCTACTTACACATTAAATGATTTTGCAGGAAATTCTGATGAAGTTTTACGAATTAAAGATCGGGTAAAAAACATTGCAAGCGGTGATTTGACTGTCTTGATTAGAGGAGAAAGCGGGACCGGCAAAGAATTATTAGCGCATAGCATCCATCAGCTAAGTGAAAGAAGTGCTAAACCATTTATAAAAATAAATTGTGGAGCCGTTCCAGAACATCTTTTTGAATCTGAGTTATTTGGTTACTCGGAGGGAGCTTTTACAGGTGCGAAAAAAGGAGGGAAGCCTGGAAAGTTCCAATTAGCCGATGGTGGTACATTGTTTTTAGATGAGATTGGTGATTTGCCGCAAAATATGCAGATTAAACTTCTCCGTGTTTTGCAAGAAAAAGAAATAGAACCGGTTGGTGCGATTCATTCAAAGAAAATAAACGTAAGGGTAATCGCTGCTACTAACCGGCCGTTAGAGGAGCTCATTAAGGAAAATCGGTTCCGGGAAGACTTATTTTACCGCATCAATGTTCTGCAAATTCATGTTCCGCCAATACGGGAGCGGAAAGAAGACATCTGGCCGTTGGCAGAGAGGTTTATCGAATCAATATGTGCGGAAACAGGCAAGCGGATAATAAGAGTCGATCAAGATGTTAAAGATGCATTTTTGACCTATGATTGGCCGGGGAATGTCAGGGAATTGAAAAATTTTGTGGAGGCGGCACTGCAATTGACCCTTAGTGATCAAATTTCATTAAATGCTTTTCCTGACTTTTTATCAGAAAAGCTTCAAGTTGATGACTCTTCAAAGACATTAAAGGAATATGTACAAGAAACAGAAAGAAAAGTAATCTTGAGTCAACTAAAAAAGTTAAATGGAGACGTAATGGCAGTTGCGGATGTGCTTGGCATAGGGAAAACCAATTTGTATGATAAGATAAAAAAATATAACATAAAGAACTGA
- a CDS encoding Na(+)/H(+) antiporter subunit C encodes MEILMSILAGTLFAAGVYLLLQKQLLKIILGTGLLSHGAHLFILTMGKLNRGAPPILEKGIKTYTDPLPQALILTSIVISFGVTSFLLVLAYRTYQSNKTDMMDQLRGTDDE; translated from the coding sequence ATGGAAATTCTTATGTCTATACTTGCCGGAACTTTATTTGCGGCCGGTGTCTATCTTTTACTTCAAAAACAATTATTAAAAATCATACTGGGGACTGGTCTTCTCTCACATGGAGCCCACTTATTTATTTTAACGATGGGGAAGTTAAACAGAGGTGCTCCCCCAATTTTGGAAAAAGGGATCAAGACCTATACTGATCCACTTCCCCAAGCTTTAATTTTAACGTCCATCGTTATCAGTTTTGGTGTTACCAGCTTCCTGCTTGTACTGGCTTACCGGACATACCAAAGCAACAAAACAGATATGATGGATCAGCTAAGGGGAACTGACGATGAGTAA